The proteins below come from a single Xenopus tropicalis strain Nigerian chromosome 9, UCB_Xtro_10.0, whole genome shotgun sequence genomic window:
- the LOC116407787 gene encoding olfactory receptor 5B12-like, whose amino-acid sequence MENQTTVLFLTRLSDLPNLQVPLFLVFLLIYLFTLTINLLILLLIFTDSHLHTPMYFFLGTLACLDLSYSSVTVPRMLYDLLTGRRDISLPACITQIYFLMFFAVSEMAVLAVMSYDRYIAICRSFFWVTFYPYISIIMTVLKIPSINMRSKAFSTCSSHLTVVFIFYSTIFFNYFSPNSKYHVIEDKVASVVYAILTPLLNPVIYSLRNQELKTSLRRSLHRL is encoded by the exons atggaaaaccaaacaacgGTCTTGTTTCTCACTCGTCTGTCTGATCTTCCGAATCTACAagttcctctgttcctggtgtttctcctcatttATCTTTTCACACTGACTAtcaaccttctcatccttctcctgatcttcactgattcccatcttcacacccccatgtacttcttccttggaaccctggcatgtctagATTTGAGTTactcctcagtcactgtcccaagaatgctctATGATTTACTCACAGGTAGAAGGGACATTTCTttaccagcttgtataactcagaTCTACTTCTTAATGTTTTTTGCTGTATCAGAGATGGctgtgctggcagtgatgtcctatgacagatacattgccatctgccgc agtttctttt GGGTcaccttttacccatacatcAGCATAATAATGACAGTTCTTAAAATCCCATCAATAAACATGAGATCCAaggctttctccacctgctcctcccatctaactgtcgtctttatattttacagcacTATTTTCTTCAATTATTTTAGCCCAAATTCAAAGTATCATGTTATTGAGGACAAAGTGGCTTCTGTAGTTTATGCAATATTAACCCCCTTATTAAATCCcgtgatctacagtctgaggaaccaggagctCAAAACATCACTAAGAAGGTCTTTACACAGATTGTAA
- the LOC108648797 gene encoding olfactory receptor 8G1: MENQTIEYMLVLAGLSDLPSLQLPLFLVFLLIYLLTLTGNLLILLLIFTDSHLHTPMYFFLGTLACLDMGYSSVTVPRMLFDLLTRKRIISVPACITQIYFFIYFATSEIIVLAVMSYDRYIAICRPLHYMQIMSWKTCVQVVSGVLVLDAVYSLVHTLFLNNLIFCKSEALQSFFCELPQLLQISCSDILINVLLIFLLGLLFAVGPLGVTLYPYITIIRTVLKIPSKNMRSKAFSTCSSHLTVVFILYSTITFNYFLPNAKDHYTKDKVTSVFYAILTPFLNPLIYSLKNQEIKTSLRRTLYKLQILRG; the protein is encoded by the coding sequence ATGGAAAACCAAACTATAGAGTATATGTTGGTTCtcgctggtctgtctgatcttccgagtcttcagcttcctttgttcctggtgtttctcctgaTCTACCTATTgactctgactgggaaccttctcatccttctcctgatcttcactgattcccatcttcacacccccatgtacttcttccttggaaccctggcatgtctggatatgggTTACTCCTCAGTAactgtcccaagaatgctctttgatttgcTCACTCGTAAAAGAATAATTTCTGTtccagcttgtataactcagaTCTACTTCTTCATCTATTTTGCTACATCAGAGATAATTGTGttggcagtgatgtcctatgaccgATACATCGctatctgccgccctcttcactacatgcagataatgagctggaaAACTTGTGTTCAGGTTGTGTCGGGTGTGTTAGTTTTGGATGCAGTATATTCCTTGGTGCACACTCTTTTTCTAAATAATCTCATCTTTTGCAAGTCAGAagctttgcaaagtttcttttgtgagcTGCCCCAGTTGCTTCAGATCTCCTGCAGTGATATATTgatcaatgtattgcttatatttctcctTGGGTTATTGTTTGCAGTAGGTCCATTAGGAGTCACCTTATACCCATATATCACTATCATCAGGACTGTTCTGAAAATCCCATCAAAGAACAtgagatccaaagctttctccacctgctcctcccatctaactgtggtcTTTATACTTTACAGTACTATTACCTTCAACTACTTTCTCCCAAATGCAAAAGATCATTACACAAAGGACAAAGTGActtctgtattttatgcaatattaaccCCCTTTTTAAATCCTCTGATCTACAGTTTAAAGAATCAGGAAATCAAAACATCCCTAAGAAGAACTTTATACAAACTGCAAATCCTGAGAGGGTGA